The Thermosynechococcus sp. genome has a segment encoding these proteins:
- the rplU gene encoding 50S ribosomal protein L21 — MAYAIIETGGKQLRVEAGRFYDVERLPIEPEGTIDLEQVLLVQTDSQVHVGQPYVSGAVVSGTVMEHRRGPKVIVYKMRPKKKTRRKKGHRQELTRIMINEIRLNGESLGG, encoded by the coding sequence ATGGCATACGCAATCATTGAGACCGGTGGCAAGCAACTGCGCGTTGAAGCTGGGCGCTTTTACGATGTGGAGCGGCTCCCCATTGAGCCGGAGGGCACCATTGACCTAGAACAGGTGTTGCTGGTGCAAACCGATAGCCAAGTCCACGTGGGTCAACCCTACGTCAGTGGTGCGGTTGTCTCTGGTACGGTGATGGAGCATCGGCGCGGGCCGAAGGTGATTGTCTATAAAATGCGCCCGAAAAAGAAAACCCGCAGGAAAAAAGGCCACCGTCAAGAACTCACTCGCATCATGATCAATGAGATTCGTCTCAATGGTGAATCCCTAGGAGGTTAA
- a CDS encoding FHA domain-containing protein: MPTPSYPKASLIVRERGLPKREVILSPDRQWTIGRQLDCSIRLTDAYVSRLHAVINAFLFRGQPLYFISDYHSRNGTFLNGLPLQHSTLLHHEDVICMGTTLLVFYYPEMLKEISLAECPEFPEGSTDSPPWVG; the protein is encoded by the coding sequence ATGCCCACGCCAAGCTACCCCAAAGCATCGCTGATCGTTCGCGAACGTGGTTTGCCAAAACGGGAAGTCATTCTCAGTCCCGATCGCCAGTGGACCATTGGCCGCCAACTGGACTGTAGTATCCGTCTCACAGATGCCTATGTCTCGCGGTTGCATGCTGTGATCAACGCTTTTCTCTTTAGGGGGCAGCCCCTTTACTTCATCAGTGATTATCACAGCCGCAATGGCACGTTCCTGAATGGCCTACCACTTCAGCACAGCACTCTGCTTCACCATGAAGATGTCATTTGTATGGGCACTACCCTCCTTGTTTTTTACTATCCAGAGATGCTTAAGGAGATCTCCCTCGCTGAGTGCCCCGAATTCCCTGAAGGTTCAACAGACAGTCCACCTTGGGTCGGCTAG
- a CDS encoding Rrf2 family transcriptional regulator, with translation MTLTTRGHYSIKALLDLSLLPNYGPASVRTIAERQKIPAPYLEKLLIELRRAGLVRSLRGVYGGYQLARPPATISLRDILTAVGESPTPLFLHPPQPEDGTADWVTLSLWQRLHQKLQEALASISLEDLYFDARSWQAAQGDGATFVI, from the coding sequence ATGACCCTCACTACCCGCGGCCACTACAGTATCAAGGCTCTATTGGACTTGAGTTTGTTGCCCAACTATGGGCCTGCCTCGGTGCGTACCATTGCTGAGCGGCAAAAGATTCCTGCCCCCTATCTGGAAAAACTCTTGATTGAGTTGCGGCGTGCCGGCTTGGTGCGATCGCTGCGCGGCGTCTATGGGGGCTATCAACTCGCCCGTCCCCCAGCAACCATTTCCCTGCGGGATATCCTTACTGCTGTTGGTGAATCGCCAACTCCCCTGTTTTTACACCCCCCCCAACCGGAAGATGGCACCGCGGATTGGGTCACCTTGAGTCTCTGGCAACGACTCCACCAAAAACTTCAGGAGGCCTTGGCCAGTATTTCCCTTGAGGATTTATACTTTGATGCCCGTAGTTGGCAAGCGGCCCAAGGGGATGGGGCAACATTTGTAATCTAA
- a CDS encoding SagB/ThcOx family dehydrogenase: MGFQQFSLAQHYHERTKYAPETLAQQAAPLDWSRQPSPFKTYPLGSVFSLKSFLEPAKGSAHPYWQRLSRLLYCTYGITGVVPYPDQPFYMRAAPSAGGLYPAEIYVLTRNDTAVPAGIYNYQVKDHALVQVWQSYCWSALQAACLWHPALERTHIALVVTAVFYRSAWRYGDRAYRRLCLDIGHLLGNVELAANIHDFRAHFIGGFVDAQMNELLYLDPEQEGVLAVVALANLLEVDENLPTFPSVLPSATCYDYGAIASGELLRACHRASALTSSDMIYGMQTASPSAKEPAEPPASKYNFPFGLRVSLSKTIIHWETNLAALQQTIRQRRSTRRYSGQGIEMDQLAALLTFAYHPQDYRDQGLDECPSFFDPTLVETFIAVTRVRELEEGCYYYAVAEHELRQIRFKNFQEQLHFLCLNQDLGRDAAVVIFHTANLERAIARYGERAYRYLHMDAGHLGQRLNLAATALGLGVSGIGGFFDDQVNDLLGIPPEEAVLYITTVGKAA, translated from the coding sequence ATGGGGTTTCAACAATTTTCTTTGGCACAACATTACCACGAACGCACCAAGTACGCCCCTGAGACCTTAGCCCAACAAGCTGCCCCCTTGGATTGGAGCCGTCAACCGAGTCCCTTCAAAACCTATCCCCTGGGCTCCGTCTTTTCCCTGAAGTCGTTCCTAGAGCCGGCGAAGGGGTCGGCTCACCCCTACTGGCAGCGACTCTCCCGCTTGCTGTACTGCACCTATGGCATTACTGGGGTGGTTCCCTATCCCGATCAGCCCTTTTATATGCGGGCAGCCCCCTCTGCTGGAGGGCTCTATCCAGCGGAGATCTATGTTCTTACTCGCAACGATACCGCTGTTCCCGCTGGCATTTATAACTATCAGGTAAAAGATCACGCCCTTGTGCAGGTGTGGCAAAGCTATTGTTGGTCAGCCCTACAGGCCGCTTGTCTTTGGCACCCAGCGCTAGAAAGGACGCACATTGCTCTGGTGGTGACAGCTGTTTTTTACCGTTCCGCGTGGCGCTATGGCGATCGCGCCTATCGCCGCCTTTGTCTTGACATTGGGCACCTCTTGGGGAATGTGGAACTGGCCGCCAATATCCATGATTTTCGTGCCCACTTCATTGGTGGTTTTGTGGATGCCCAGATGAATGAACTGCTTTACCTTGATCCAGAGCAGGAGGGGGTCTTGGCGGTGGTTGCCCTGGCCAATTTGCTGGAAGTGGACGAAAACTTACCCACGTTTCCCTCTGTGTTGCCCTCTGCCACCTGCTATGACTATGGGGCGATCGCCAGTGGCGAGCTGCTCAGAGCCTGCCATCGTGCCAGTGCCCTCACAAGTAGTGACATGATCTACGGCATGCAGACAGCCAGCCCCAGCGCCAAGGAGCCTGCCGAACCCCCTGCGAGTAAGTACAACTTTCCCTTTGGGCTGCGGGTCAGTCTCAGCAAAACCATCATTCACTGGGAAACCAATCTAGCCGCTCTGCAGCAAACCATTCGCCAGCGGCGCTCCACCCGTCGCTACAGTGGCCAAGGGATTGAGATGGATCAATTGGCTGCCCTGCTCACCTTTGCCTACCATCCGCAGGACTACCGCGATCAAGGCCTAGACGAATGCCCCAGTTTCTTTGACCCGACCCTGGTGGAAACCTTTATTGCCGTGACGCGGGTCAGGGAGCTTGAGGAGGGCTGCTACTACTACGCTGTAGCCGAGCATGAACTCCGCCAGATTCGCTTCAAGAACTTTCAGGAACAGTTGCATTTTCTCTGTCTCAATCAAGACCTCGGTCGCGATGCCGCCGTGGTGATTTTCCATACCGCCAATCTGGAGCGGGCGATCGCTCGCTACGGCGAACGCGCCTATCGCTACCTGCACATGGATGCCGGCCACCTCGGCCAGCGACTTAACTTAGCCGCTACCGCTTTGGGGCTAGGGGTGAGTGGTATCGGCGGCTTCTTTGATGATCAGGTCAACGATCTCCTCGGCATTCCCCCCGAAGAAGCCGTTCTCTACATCACCACGGTTGGTAAAGCGGCATGA
- a CDS encoding pentapeptide repeat-containing protein: MAKFNAEELLQAYAAGERNFRGSDLTGLSLFDTNLSDADFSESTLENAYLPYCQLNRIQATAANLRHSELGDAELYQANLAAADLEGASLVRANLRTANLEGANLRGANLRGADLRYANLRQANLQGANLQQANLHQADLTEAQVQRCNFFRATGVDLSMAVCDRTTIYPDGYFYP, from the coding sequence ATGGCGAAATTCAACGCGGAGGAGCTACTCCAAGCCTATGCAGCAGGGGAACGGAATTTTCGCGGCAGCGATCTAACGGGTTTGAGTCTGTTTGACACCAACCTCAGTGATGCCGATTTTAGCGAGAGTACACTGGAGAATGCCTACTTGCCCTATTGCCAGTTAAATCGAATTCAGGCAACTGCTGCTAATTTGCGCCATAGTGAGTTGGGAGATGCTGAGTTGTACCAAGCCAACCTCGCTGCAGCGGATCTCGAGGGGGCGAGCCTTGTGCGGGCCAATCTACGCACGGCCAATTTGGAAGGGGCAAACCTGCGGGGGGCCAATCTGCGGGGGGCAGATCTGCGCTATGCCAATTTGCGCCAAGCAAATCTCCAAGGGGCAAACCTCCAACAGGCCAATCTACACCAAGCGGATTTAACGGAGGCTCAGGTACAGCGGTGTAATTTTTTTCGGGCAACGGGTGTCGATTTGTCGATGGCGGTGTGCGATCGCACCACTATCTACCCCGATGGCTATTTCTATCCCTGA
- the cbiE gene encoding precorrin-6y C5,15-methyltransferase (decarboxylating) subunit CbiE produces MTPIHVVGIGLEGLQGLPATVQQIIHSATLLVGSDRHLQLIPQGDTPRLALGNFNASLKAIQTHLATTPNPQVVILTSGDPLFYGLGRWLLEVFSPDQLTFHPHLSAVQLAFSRLKLPWQDAVIYSAHGRDLAGLVPLLQRGVEKIAIYTDGEANIAAISRLYQSLRLPVRYQAWVCQALGSTSEAILPWDLAQPTAALPPVHPLNLVVLLRQPQQIPPREWPAIGLADDQFFTFGDRPSLMTKREVRVLALAELALTSTVEIVWDIGAGTGSVAVEIARLAPQATVYAIEKTAIGVQLIERNREAFGLTNLIPLQGTAPQRLRDLPPPDRVFIGGSGAQLLANLDYCWSHLNASGRLVLAIATLEHQGQVLHWCQTHQVNPQVLQVQLSRSVPLGQGHRLQPLNPVTLITLPQG; encoded by the coding sequence GTGACTCCGATTCATGTGGTGGGCATTGGCTTAGAGGGTCTGCAAGGGTTGCCAGCCACCGTGCAGCAGATTATTCATTCAGCCACCCTCTTGGTGGGGAGCGATCGCCATCTGCAATTGATTCCCCAGGGGGACACTCCCCGCCTCGCCCTAGGGAACTTTAATGCTAGTCTCAAGGCGATTCAAACCCACTTGGCCACCACCCCCAACCCCCAAGTGGTCATTCTCACCAGTGGTGATCCGCTGTTCTATGGATTGGGCCGCTGGCTCCTTGAAGTCTTTAGCCCGGATCAGTTAACGTTTCATCCCCACCTCAGTGCAGTGCAATTGGCCTTTAGTCGCCTCAAGCTCCCTTGGCAGGATGCGGTGATCTACAGTGCCCATGGGCGGGATCTAGCGGGATTGGTGCCCCTGTTGCAGCGGGGGGTGGAGAAAATTGCCATCTATACCGATGGCGAGGCCAATATTGCTGCCATCAGCCGTTTATATCAATCCCTGCGTTTGCCCGTGCGCTACCAAGCGTGGGTATGTCAGGCGTTGGGCAGTACATCAGAGGCCATTCTCCCTTGGGATCTAGCACAACCGACCGCGGCTCTCCCGCCGGTGCATCCTCTCAATTTGGTTGTGCTTCTACGTCAGCCGCAGCAGATTCCCCCGCGGGAGTGGCCTGCCATTGGCTTGGCGGATGATCAATTTTTCACCTTTGGCGATCGCCCTAGCCTGATGACGAAGCGGGAAGTGCGGGTACTGGCTTTGGCGGAGTTGGCCCTCACCAGCACTGTAGAAATTGTTTGGGATATCGGGGCCGGCACCGGCAGTGTTGCTGTGGAAATCGCCCGCCTTGCCCCCCAAGCCACCGTCTATGCGATCGAGAAAACGGCTATTGGCGTTCAACTGATTGAGCGCAACCGCGAGGCTTTTGGTTTGACCAACCTCATCCCGCTCCAAGGGACAGCACCCCAGCGCCTCAGGGATTTACCGCCCCCGGATCGGGTGTTTATTGGCGGCAGTGGTGCTCAGTTACTGGCCAATCTCGACTATTGTTGGTCCCACTTGAACGCTAGCGGCCGGCTAGTGCTGGCGATCGCTACCCTCGAACACCAAGGCCAAGTGCTCCACTGGTGTCAGACCCATCAAGTCAACCCGCAAGTGCTCCAGGTGCAACTCAGCCGTTCCGTTCCCCTGGGTCAAGGCCACCGCCTCCAGCCCCTGAATCCGGTTACCCTCATTACCCTGCCTCAGGGATAG
- a CDS encoding cobalt-precorrin-8X methylmutase, whose protein sequence is MSLLHPIAQASFAIIDREIGPHPFDPPSYAILRRIIHSTADFEFKNLLEISPGAIAHLTQALRSGVPIITDVAMVSVGIQTMVSRTFQNPIITALDHGSPTAPGQTRSAAGMLRAWQQWPHGLFVIGNAPTALLALCDRLQQTPVPPAGVIGVPVGFVNVVESKAALAQLPVPQIRIAGRKGGSPVAAAIVNALLELAYSKEPA, encoded by the coding sequence GTGTCTCTGCTGCATCCAATTGCCCAAGCGAGTTTTGCCATCATTGATCGCGAGATCGGGCCTCACCCTTTTGACCCCCCTAGCTATGCGATTTTGCGGCGAATTATCCACAGCACGGCCGATTTTGAGTTCAAGAACCTCCTGGAGATTTCGCCGGGGGCGATCGCCCACCTCACTCAGGCCCTGCGCTCAGGTGTGCCCATTATTACCGATGTGGCCATGGTCAGCGTGGGCATTCAAACAATGGTCAGCCGCACCTTCCAAAACCCAATCATTACCGCCCTTGACCATGGCAGCCCCACCGCTCCCGGTCAAACCCGCAGTGCAGCCGGGATGCTCCGTGCTTGGCAACAGTGGCCCCACGGTCTTTTTGTGATTGGGAATGCGCCAACGGCCCTCCTGGCCCTGTGCGATCGCCTGCAACAGACCCCTGTGCCGCCGGCAGGCGTCATTGGCGTCCCCGTTGGCTTTGTCAATGTCGTGGAGTCAAAAGCTGCCCTTGCCCAACTGCCCGTGCCGCAAATTCGGATTGCCGGTCGCAAGGGGGGATCGCCTGTGGCAGCGGCGATTGTCAATGCCCTACTGGAGTTGGCCTATAGCAAGGAGCCAGCGTGA
- the recJ gene encoding single-stranded-DNA-specific exonuclease RecJ, whose amino-acid sequence MQRPWQVYSADPAPPNFIEAVKKLHPHAGAITAQLLWQRGYRDALQQVPPFLDWRHYESASPLEFPDMAAALGRLQQALDQQEKVAIWGDFDTDGVTATAVLWEGLKPLLGTQLVDFYIPNRQCDSHGLSRHGLETLNEKGVSLIITCDTGCTNAAEIAFARTLGIDVIVTDHHALEPTPLGAVALINPRQLSPNHPLHHLSGVGVAYKFLEAVYATWPEKTQGYPLENLLDLVAIGLIADLVELKGECRYLAQRGLDQLGKHQTLRPGIAALLGRVSKNTAWQREISFALAPRLNAVSRIHGDVGPLVRLLTTQDKEEAKQLARKIDKMNSERKRLQKQIAQAAHAKVAQLDLSVTRVILLTDENWPLSLLGLVAGEMVKTYGRPAILLQTNAATGMAAGSARSDGVVDLYEALRCQGHLLEGFGGHPYAAGFRLKIEHIALLEAALNQFLAQQEGTATAAPQPLRIDLEVTLKQLNDALFKELEILAPFDSTHHPLPRLLVRHVELTEVQENKVKNDPTRRYVSMMLLDPQAKQTFPAKWWDHQIGDCPKGACDLVIELQQWQSSLSAVIQDLRPSGTSIIEAAPFQALIDGRNCPRGVAETGLRVDTCPTSWENWRQWIQRAKQEQQPLILAYSLPKEQDALEVWQKFLTRCQKAGQQGTLLRREALCQELNIEAMTLGYALRALATLGVKVENTGDRFRCQWPPQIKLSPDTTTALEAFRAAIAAENFRRRYFATAPLQALQETHKLATPFFNRGGT is encoded by the coding sequence ATGCAGCGTCCTTGGCAAGTCTATTCTGCTGACCCCGCCCCCCCAAACTTCATCGAGGCAGTTAAGAAGCTCCATCCCCATGCAGGCGCCATTACGGCTCAGTTACTTTGGCAGCGGGGCTACCGTGATGCTCTTCAGCAAGTGCCCCCTTTCTTAGATTGGCGCCACTACGAGTCAGCCTCCCCCCTAGAGTTTCCAGACATGGCTGCTGCCCTAGGGCGTTTGCAACAGGCACTCGATCAACAGGAAAAGGTGGCCATTTGGGGAGACTTTGACACCGACGGGGTCACAGCGACTGCCGTCCTCTGGGAAGGACTAAAACCACTTTTGGGAACCCAATTGGTGGATTTTTATATTCCCAATCGCCAGTGCGACTCCCATGGCCTCTCGCGCCATGGCCTTGAAACGCTGAACGAAAAGGGGGTCTCCCTGATCATCACCTGTGATACTGGCTGCACAAATGCTGCTGAAATTGCCTTTGCCCGAACGCTGGGGATAGACGTGATTGTGACCGATCACCACGCCCTCGAACCCACTCCCTTGGGGGCGGTGGCGCTGATCAATCCGCGGCAGTTGTCCCCGAATCATCCCCTACATCACCTATCGGGAGTTGGCGTCGCCTACAAATTTTTGGAAGCTGTGTATGCCACATGGCCAGAGAAAACCCAGGGGTATCCCCTCGAGAATCTCCTTGATCTGGTGGCTATTGGCCTCATTGCCGACTTAGTGGAACTGAAGGGTGAATGCCGCTATCTTGCCCAGCGAGGCTTAGACCAGCTGGGAAAGCATCAGACCCTCCGACCTGGAATTGCTGCCCTTTTGGGGCGAGTGTCCAAGAATACGGCTTGGCAACGGGAGATTAGTTTTGCCCTGGCCCCCCGCCTTAATGCCGTAAGTCGTATCCATGGGGATGTGGGGCCGCTGGTGAGACTCTTGACTACGCAAGACAAAGAGGAAGCTAAGCAGTTGGCTCGCAAGATTGACAAGATGAATAGCGAGCGGAAACGGCTCCAAAAACAGATTGCTCAGGCTGCCCATGCCAAAGTGGCTCAATTGGATCTTTCGGTAACACGGGTGATTCTGCTGACCGATGAGAATTGGCCCTTGAGTCTATTGGGCCTAGTGGCAGGCGAGATGGTAAAAACCTATGGCCGTCCTGCCATTTTGCTACAGACCAATGCCGCTACGGGAATGGCCGCCGGTTCAGCCCGTTCCGATGGCGTTGTGGATCTGTATGAGGCCCTGCGTTGCCAAGGGCATTTATTGGAGGGATTCGGCGGGCATCCCTATGCCGCAGGCTTTAGGCTCAAGATAGAGCACATTGCCCTGTTAGAAGCAGCCCTCAACCAATTCTTAGCCCAGCAGGAGGGGACGGCCACGGCGGCACCGCAACCGTTGAGGATTGATTTGGAAGTCACTCTAAAGCAACTTAACGATGCCCTCTTCAAAGAACTGGAAATACTCGCTCCCTTTGATTCAACCCACCATCCCCTCCCCCGCTTACTTGTGCGCCATGTAGAGCTCACCGAAGTGCAGGAGAACAAAGTCAAAAATGACCCCACGAGGCGGTATGTCTCCATGATGCTTCTAGATCCCCAAGCAAAGCAAACCTTTCCCGCCAAGTGGTGGGATCATCAAATAGGGGATTGCCCCAAGGGAGCCTGTGATCTAGTGATTGAACTACAGCAGTGGCAAAGCTCCCTATCAGCCGTCATTCAAGATCTGCGCCCCAGTGGCACCAGTATCATTGAGGCTGCCCCGTTTCAGGCCCTCATTGATGGCCGCAATTGCCCCCGTGGGGTGGCCGAGACTGGCTTGCGCGTGGACACCTGCCCAACCTCATGGGAAAACTGGCGACAATGGATTCAACGAGCTAAACAGGAACAGCAACCCTTGATTCTGGCCTACTCGCTCCCCAAGGAACAGGATGCCCTCGAGGTTTGGCAGAAATTCCTAACCCGTTGCCAAAAGGCGGGTCAACAGGGAACGTTACTTCGGCGAGAGGCCCTGTGCCAAGAGCTTAACATTGAGGCAATGACATTGGGCTATGCTCTCAGGGCGCTGGCAACCCTAGGGGTTAAAGTGGAGAACACGGGGGACAGGTTCCGATGCCAATGGCCGCCCCAGATAAAACTTTCTCCGGATACAACAACAGCACTAGAGGCCTTTAGAGCAGCGATCGCCGCAGAGAATTTCCGTCGCAGGTATTTTGCCACCGCCCCCCTACAGGCCCTTCAGGAAACACATAAACTGGCTACACCCTTTTTCAACAGGGGAGGGACCTAA
- a CDS encoding YebC/PmpR family DNA-binding transcriptional regulator has product MAGHSKWANIKRQKARVDAQKGKIFARLSRAIIIAARHGGGDPAGNFQLRSAIEKAKAAGIPSENIERAIAKGTGTLDSDAPLEEIRYEGYGPGGVAFLIEALTDNRNRTAADLRAAFNKQGGNLGETGCVGWMFEQCGIVTVTAPSDEEAFLEALLAADVETYEILEEVAEVRCPVPALETVSETLKAHGYTVLDTESRWIPMNTVEITDEDTARRLLKLMDALENLDDIQSVATNVTMSDALMAAMYV; this is encoded by the coding sequence ATGGCAGGTCACAGTAAGTGGGCAAACATTAAACGGCAAAAGGCGCGGGTGGATGCCCAAAAGGGCAAGATCTTTGCGCGGCTCTCGCGAGCAATCATTATTGCAGCTCGGCATGGGGGAGGGGATCCAGCGGGCAACTTTCAACTGCGCAGTGCCATTGAGAAGGCCAAAGCAGCAGGGATTCCCAGCGAAAATATTGAGCGGGCGATCGCCAAAGGGACTGGCACCCTCGACAGTGATGCTCCCCTAGAAGAAATTCGCTACGAAGGCTACGGGCCGGGGGGAGTGGCGTTTTTAATTGAAGCCCTCACGGATAATCGCAATCGCACGGCGGCAGATCTGCGGGCCGCCTTTAATAAACAGGGGGGCAACCTCGGCGAAACTGGCTGTGTGGGCTGGATGTTTGAACAGTGCGGCATTGTGACCGTGACTGCACCTAGCGACGAAGAAGCTTTCCTGGAAGCCCTCCTGGCGGCTGATGTCGAAACCTACGAAATCCTAGAGGAGGTGGCCGAGGTGCGTTGTCCCGTCCCTGCCCTTGAAACCGTCAGCGAAACCCTCAAAGCCCACGGCTATACCGTTCTCGACACCGAAAGCCGCTGGATTCCCATGAATACCGTAGAAATCACCGATGAAGACACGGCACGGCGCCTCCTTAAGCTGATGGATGCCCTCGAAAATCTCGATGATATTCAAAGTGTGGCCACCAACGTGACGATGAGCGATGCCCTCATGGCGGCCATGTACGTCTAG
- a CDS encoding photosystem II reaction center protein K, whose protein sequence is MIDALVLVAKLPEAYAIFDPLVDVLPVIPVLFLALAFVWQAAVGFR, encoded by the coding sequence ATGATTGATGCTTTGGTTTTGGTTGCGAAACTGCCGGAAGCCTACGCCATTTTTGATCCCCTCGTGGATGTGCTGCCAGTGATTCCGGTGCTCTTTTTGGCCTTGGCCTTTGTTTGGCAAGCCGCTGTTGGTTTCCGTTAA
- the tadA gene encoding tRNA adenosine(34) deaminase TadA, translating into MPDILLLSETDQHDFWMQQAIALAEQAGAADEVPVGAVIVSAENELIATGENRRQRDHDPTAHAEIIALRRAGQRLGTWYLTGCRLYVTLEPCPMCAGAIVQARIHTLIYGTTDPKSGAIDSVLQLPHSPAVFHRLQVIGGVQATACRQQLQRWFRQHRQKERQ; encoded by the coding sequence ATGCCAGACATTCTCCTTTTATCAGAAACAGACCAGCACGACTTTTGGATGCAACAGGCGATCGCCCTGGCAGAACAGGCAGGAGCTGCCGATGAAGTGCCCGTGGGTGCGGTGATTGTCAGTGCTGAGAATGAACTCATTGCCACAGGGGAAAATCGTCGCCAGCGAGATCATGACCCCACTGCCCATGCGGAAATCATTGCCCTACGCCGCGCCGGTCAACGTCTAGGTACGTGGTATTTAACGGGCTGCCGCCTCTATGTGACCCTAGAACCCTGCCCGATGTGTGCCGGTGCCATTGTCCAGGCCCGCATTCACACCCTTATCTATGGGACGACGGATCCAAAATCAGGGGCAATTGATTCGGTGCTGCAACTGCCCCATAGCCCAGCGGTATTCCACCGGCTTCAGGTCATTGGCGGGGTTCAGGCAACCGCCTGTCGGCAGCAGTTGCAAAGGTGGTTTCGCCAGCATCGTCAGAAAGAACGGCAATAA
- the folK gene encoding 2-amino-4-hydroxy-6-hydroxymethyldihydropteridine diphosphokinase: protein MVECTDLSISPSDPPLVAIALGSNLGQPLLQLRSALQVLAQTPGISVLACSPWYRTAPVGPPQPDYWNGCLLAQVQLSPWALLKRLQAIEAQFGRQRQEHWGARTLDLDLLLYGDRSIRTPDLTVPHPRLAERPFVLVPLAAIAPQWRHPLLGETIQTLRERVGDAGIIAVLSDDAGETTFATAADRRLPEPRQ from the coding sequence ATGGTAGAATGCACTGACTTAAGTATATCCCCGTCTGACCCCCCCCTCGTGGCGATCGCTCTCGGCAGCAACCTGGGTCAGCCATTGCTGCAACTGCGCTCAGCTCTCCAAGTGCTTGCCCAAACGCCGGGGATCAGTGTCTTAGCCTGCTCGCCGTGGTATCGCACTGCTCCTGTTGGTCCTCCTCAACCGGACTACTGGAATGGTTGCCTCCTTGCTCAGGTGCAACTCTCCCCTTGGGCGCTCCTAAAAAGGCTGCAGGCGATCGAAGCGCAGTTTGGTCGCCAACGACAAGAGCATTGGGGGGCCCGTACCCTGGATCTCGATCTACTGCTCTATGGCGATCGCAGCATTCGCACCCCAGACTTGACCGTGCCCCATCCCCGCTTGGCAGAGCGTCCCTTTGTCCTTGTGCCCCTTGCGGCGATCGCTCCGCAGTGGCGCCATCCCCTCCTGGGTGAAACCATCCAAACCCTACGGGAGCGGGTGGGGGATGCAGGCATTATTGCCGTTCTTTCTGACGATGCTGGCGAAACCACCTTTGCAACTGCTGCCGACAGGCGGTTGCCTGAACCCCGCCAATGA
- the btpA gene encoding photosystem I biogenesis protein BtpA, with product MDLRTLFHTATPVIGVVHLLPLPTSARWGGSLKAVIDRAEQEATALASGGVNAIIVENFFDAPFSKDRVDAAVVSAMTLVVQRLKNLVAVPIGLNVLRNDAFSGLAIAACTGAQFIRVNVLTGVMATDQGIIEGQAHQLLRYRRELGQDIKIFADVMVKHAQPLHSPNLATAVRDTFDRGLADGVILSGWATGQPPTEEDLSVAASAAKGQPLFIGSGASWDNVEQLAPYVNGVIVASSLKRNGQIEQPIDPIRVSRFVEAWQRAHHKLQDVDRANANCRGSINEPLPAMVVHGQR from the coding sequence GTGGATCTCCGGACTCTCTTTCATACTGCAACCCCAGTCATTGGCGTTGTCCACCTCCTTCCCTTACCCACCTCCGCCCGTTGGGGGGGGAGTCTCAAGGCTGTTATTGACCGCGCCGAACAGGAAGCCACAGCCCTTGCGTCGGGGGGAGTCAATGCCATTATTGTTGAGAATTTCTTTGATGCGCCCTTCAGCAAAGATCGGGTGGATGCTGCTGTCGTCAGTGCCATGACCTTAGTGGTGCAGCGGTTAAAGAATCTGGTAGCTGTGCCCATTGGCCTTAATGTGCTGCGCAATGATGCCTTTAGTGGGCTGGCGATCGCTGCCTGTACGGGGGCCCAATTTATCCGCGTCAATGTCCTCACCGGGGTCATGGCCACCGATCAAGGCATTATCGAAGGTCAAGCCCATCAATTGCTGCGCTACCGCCGTGAACTGGGGCAAGACATCAAAATTTTTGCCGATGTGATGGTGAAGCACGCCCAGCCCCTCCACAGCCCGAATCTGGCCACGGCAGTACGGGACACCTTTGACCGCGGACTCGCCGATGGGGTGATTCTCTCCGGTTGGGCAACAGGACAGCCACCCACCGAGGAGGATCTATCCGTTGCCGCTAGTGCCGCTAAGGGACAACCCCTTTTTATTGGCAGCGGTGCCTCTTGGGACAATGTGGAGCAGTTGGCGCCCTACGTCAACGGCGTCATTGTTGCCAGTTCCCTGAAGCGCAATGGTCAGATTGAACAACCCATTGACCCCATTCGGGTCAGCCGTTTTGTTGAAGCCTGGCAGCGGGCCCACCACAAGCTTCAGGACGTCGATCGCGCCAATGCCAACTGCCGAGGCTCGATCAATGAACCCCTGCCAGCCATGGTTGTGCACGGGCAAAGGTAG